Proteins encoded together in one Bosea sp. (in: a-proteobacteria) window:
- a CDS encoding FtsW/RodA/SpoVE family cell cycle protein produces MVSRAEPSLSGRWWWSIDRFILTALVALMVSGVVLLMAGGPPVAERLGLSTFHFVNRQAAYLVAAMAIFLGVSLMTPRQVRRAALMIYVVSLAMVVATLYFGVEVKGAKRWLTLGPFGSVQPSEFLKPAFVVMAAWAFAEGTRRPDLPGTILALLMLPITIVPLVLQPDFGQTMLVSLVWAGLFFVAGLHWFWVVGLGGVGAVGIVVAYEFVPHVRARIERFMDKSSGDSFQVDTALESFAQGGWLGKGPGEGTVKRILPDAHTDFIFAVTAEEFGIVVCMLLVLLFAIIVIRALIVAQKAEDPFIRLAVTGLAMLFGVQAAINMMVNLHMMPAKGMTLPFISYGGSSLLSLAVGTGFLLALTRRRPRSAEFGPYGR; encoded by the coding sequence ATGGTCTCCCGCGCCGAACCTTCCCTCAGCGGACGCTGGTGGTGGTCGATCGACCGTTTCATCCTGACCGCGCTCGTCGCGCTGATGGTCTCCGGCGTCGTGCTGCTGATGGCCGGCGGGCCGCCGGTGGCCGAGCGGCTGGGCCTGTCGACCTTCCACTTCGTCAACCGGCAGGCGGCCTATCTCGTCGCCGCGATGGCGATCTTCCTTGGCGTCTCGCTGATGACGCCGCGCCAGGTCCGCCGCGCGGCGCTGATGATCTATGTCGTCTCGCTCGCCATGGTGGTGGCGACGCTCTATTTCGGCGTCGAGGTGAAGGGCGCGAAACGCTGGCTGACGCTGGGGCCGTTCGGCTCCGTCCAACCCTCCGAGTTCCTCAAGCCCGCCTTCGTCGTTATGGCCGCCTGGGCTTTCGCCGAGGGCACGCGCCGGCCCGACCTGCCGGGCACCATCCTCGCGCTGCTGATGCTGCCGATCACGATCGTGCCGCTCGTGCTGCAGCCCGATTTCGGCCAGACGATGCTGGTCAGCCTGGTCTGGGCGGGGCTGTTCTTCGTCGCGGGGCTGCATTGGTTCTGGGTGGTCGGGCTCGGCGGCGTCGGCGCGGTGGGCATCGTCGTCGCCTATGAGTTCGTGCCGCATGTGCGCGCCCGCATCGAGCGCTTCATGGACAAGAGCTCGGGCGATTCCTTCCAGGTCGATACCGCGCTGGAAAGCTTCGCGCAGGGCGGCTGGCTCGGCAAAGGGCCAGGCGAGGGCACGGTGAAGCGCATCCTGCCCGACGCCCATACCGACTTCATCTTCGCGGTCACGGCCGAGGAGTTCGGCATCGTGGTCTGCATGCTGCTCGTCCTGCTGTTCGCGATCATCGTGATCCGGGCGCTCATCGTGGCGCAGAAGGCGGAAGACCCGTTCATCCGGCTCGCCGTGACGGGGCTTGCCATGCTCTTCGGCGTCCAGGCGGCGATCAACATGATGGTCAACCTGCACATGATGCCGGCCAAGGGCATGACGCTGCCCTTCATCTCCTATGGCGGCTCGTCGCTGCTCTCGCTCGCGGTTGGCACCGGCTTCCTCTTGGCGCTGACCCGGCGGCGGCCGCGCTCGGCCGAATTCGGCCCCTACGGACGCTGA
- the murG gene encoding undecaprenyldiphospho-muramoylpentapeptide beta-N-acetylglucosaminyltransferase, whose translation MQAGKLVMLAAGGTGGHLFPAEALSHALHAKGMRVVLMTDTRAAEFAGDFPAEAVHAVPAATPSGRSPLRKAMALLDIARGTLAARRIVRQVKPAIVVGFGGYPTVPPVLGASLAGVKTLIHEQNAVIGRANRFLAGRADVIATGFATVGGLNAALEAKCRHVGNPVRPAVIEAAGRDYDPPGEGRIRLLVFGGSQGARIMADIVPPAIQLLSEAERARLAIVQQARPEDDERVRGIYEKLGIRATVSPFFKDLPAQMAAAHLVIARSGASTVAELTVIGRPAILVPLPGSLDQDQAANAAFLEGAGGAIRILQPEFTPRHLAGELSKLIAQPAHLTTMAANAKSAGIPDAADRLADLVIATAQSSN comes from the coding sequence ATGCAAGCGGGCAAGCTCGTCATGCTGGCTGCCGGCGGCACCGGCGGCCATCTCTTCCCGGCCGAGGCGCTGAGCCACGCGCTGCATGCCAAGGGCATGCGCGTCGTGCTGATGACCGATACGCGCGCTGCCGAATTCGCCGGCGATTTTCCGGCCGAGGCGGTGCATGCCGTGCCGGCGGCGACGCCGTCCGGCCGCTCGCCGCTCAGGAAGGCGATGGCGCTCCTCGACATCGCGCGCGGCACGCTCGCCGCACGGCGTATCGTCAGGCAGGTCAAGCCCGCCATCGTCGTCGGCTTCGGCGGCTATCCGACGGTGCCACCGGTGCTCGGGGCCTCGCTCGCCGGGGTCAAGACCCTGATCCACGAGCAGAACGCCGTGATCGGCCGGGCCAATCGCTTCCTCGCCGGCCGCGCCGACGTGATCGCGACCGGCTTCGCCACGGTGGGCGGGCTCAACGCCGCGCTCGAGGCCAAGTGCCGCCATGTCGGCAATCCGGTGCGCCCGGCGGTGATCGAGGCGGCGGGCCGCGACTACGACCCGCCGGGCGAGGGCAGGATCAGGCTCCTCGTCTTCGGCGGCAGCCAGGGCGCGCGCATCATGGCCGATATCGTGCCGCCGGCGATCCAGCTCCTGAGCGAGGCCGAGAGGGCGCGGCTCGCCATCGTCCAGCAGGCGAGGCCTGAGGATGACGAGCGCGTGCGCGGCATCTACGAGAAGCTCGGCATCCGGGCGACGGTTTCGCCGTTCTTCAAGGATCTTCCGGCGCAGATGGCGGCGGCGCATCTCGTCATCGCGCGCTCCGGCGCCTCGACCGTGGCGGAGCTCACCGTGATCGGCCGTCCGGCCATCCTGGTGCCGCTGCCCGGCTCGCTCGACCAGGACCAGGCGGCGAACGCGGCCTTCCTGGAAGGCGCGGGCGGGGCGATCCGCATCCTCCAGCCCGAGTTCACGCCGCGCCATCTCGCCGGCGAACTGTCGAAGCTCATCGCCCAGCCGGCGCACTTGACGACGATGGCCGCAAACGCGAAGAGCGCCGGCATTCCCGATGCCGCCGACCGCCTGGCCGATCTCGTGATCGCCACGGCCCAATCTTCGAACTGA
- the murC gene encoding UDP-N-acetylmuramate--L-alanine ligase codes for MKLPPKLGSIHFVGIGGIGMSGIAEVLHNLGYKVQGSDASDGANVRRLAEKGIETFVGHRPENLGEAEVVVVSTAIKRDNPELVAAREKRLPVVRRAEMLAELMRLKSCVAIAGTHGKTTTTSLVATLLEKGGLDPTVINGGIINAYGTNARMGESDWMVVEADESDGTFLKLPADVAIVTNIDPEHLDHFGTFDAIKAAFRSFVENLPFYGFAVMCIDHPTVQGLVGQIADRRVITYGENPQADFRLIDIDLAGGQAKFTLLIRDRKSGRDEVIRDLVMPMPGHHNALNATAAIAVAYDLGIPVPRIREALAGFGGVKRRFTKTGEWNGALIFDDYGHHPVEIAAVLKAARASTKGKVIAIVQPHRYTRLSSLFDDFAACFNDADTVIVAETYAAGEAPIPGADRDSLVAGIKARGHRHALPLESSDKLAGMVAELAEPGDYVVCLGAGNITQWAYALPGELKALKG; via the coding sequence ATGAAGCTGCCGCCGAAGCTCGGCTCCATCCATTTCGTCGGCATCGGCGGCATCGGCATGTCCGGCATCGCCGAGGTGCTGCACAATCTCGGCTACAAGGTGCAGGGCTCGGACGCCTCCGACGGCGCCAATGTCAGGCGCCTCGCCGAGAAGGGCATCGAGACCTTCGTCGGCCATAGGCCTGAGAATCTCGGCGAGGCCGAGGTCGTCGTGGTCTCGACCGCGATCAAGCGCGACAATCCCGAGCTCGTCGCCGCCCGCGAGAAGCGCCTGCCGGTGGTGCGCCGGGCCGAGATGCTGGCCGAGCTGATGCGGCTGAAGAGCTGCGTCGCCATCGCCGGCACCCATGGCAAGACGACCACGACCTCGCTCGTCGCGACGCTGCTGGAGAAGGGCGGGCTCGACCCGACCGTGATCAACGGCGGCATCATCAACGCCTACGGCACCAATGCGCGCATGGGCGAGAGCGACTGGATGGTGGTCGAGGCCGACGAATCGGACGGCACCTTCCTGAAGCTGCCGGCCGACGTCGCGATCGTCACCAATATCGACCCCGAGCATCTCGACCATTTCGGCACCTTCGACGCAATCAAGGCGGCCTTCCGCAGCTTCGTCGAGAATCTGCCCTTCTACGGCTTCGCGGTGATGTGCATCGACCATCCGACGGTGCAGGGCCTCGTCGGCCAGATCGCCGACCGGCGCGTCATCACCTATGGCGAGAACCCGCAGGCCGATTTCCGGCTGATCGATATCGACCTTGCGGGCGGGCAGGCGAAGTTCACGCTGCTGATCCGCGACCGCAAGAGCGGCCGCGACGAGGTGATCCGCGATCTCGTCATGCCGATGCCCGGCCACCACAACGCGCTCAACGCCACGGCGGCGATCGCGGTCGCCTACGATCTCGGCATACCCGTGCCGCGCATCCGCGAGGCGCTCGCCGGCTTCGGCGGCGTCAAGCGCCGCTTCACGAAGACGGGCGAGTGGAACGGCGCGCTGATCTTCGACGATTACGGCCATCACCCGGTCGAGATCGCCGCCGTGCTCAAGGCGGCGCGGGCCTCGACCAAGGGCAAGGTCATCGCGATCGTCCAGCCGCACCGTTATACCCGGCTGTCGAGCCTGTTCGACGATTTCGCCGCCTGCTTCAACGACGCCGATACGGTGATCGTGGCTGAGACCTATGCGGCGGGCGAAGCGCCGATCCCCGGCGCCGACCGCGATTCGCTGGTTGCGGGCATCAAGGCGCGCGGCCACCGCCATGCGCTGCCGCTGGAGAGTTCCGACAAGCTCGCCGGCATGGTGGCGGAGCTGGCGGAGCCCGGCGACTACGTCGTCTGCCTCGGCGCCGGCAACATCACGCAATGGGCCTATGCGCTGCCGGGGGAGCTCAAGGCGCTGAAGGGCTGA
- a CDS encoding endonuclease domain-containing protein — translation MREGLPLHRKNSTPTRDFARDQRREPTRAEAMFWQAVRNRRFAGLKFKRQMAIGPFIADFCCFEHKLIVELDGEPHETLEARTRDAARSAFLKGEGYRVLRFSNERVLGNLEFVLREIADRLDLAGFPSSDPVSPGHLLPRGEKDTRG, via the coding sequence ATGAGGGAAGGCCTGCCCTTGCATCGCAAAAACTCAACCCCGACACGCGATTTCGCCCGCGACCAACGTCGGGAGCCGACGCGGGCCGAGGCAATGTTCTGGCAAGCCGTTCGCAACCGCCGCTTCGCGGGCCTGAAATTCAAGCGCCAGATGGCGATAGGGCCCTTCATTGCGGATTTCTGCTGCTTCGAGCACAAGCTCATCGTCGAACTCGATGGCGAGCCCCATGAAACCCTCGAAGCGCGTACCAGGGACGCGGCACGCTCGGCTTTTCTGAAAGGCGAAGGCTATCGGGTCTTGCGCTTTTCCAATGAACGCGTGCTAGGAAACCTCGAATTCGTTCTGCGTGAGATCGCCGATCGGCTTGATCTCGCCGGATTTCCCTCATCCGACCCGGTTTCGCCGGGCCACCTTCTCCCCCGAGGGGAGAAGGATACGCGCGGTTAG
- the murB gene encoding UDP-N-acetylmuramate dehydrogenase, with translation MPFADLTSDIRAAAPDLRGRLLANQDLSGLTWFRVGGPAQILFGPADEEDLAYLLSKLPDEIPVTVIGLGSNLIVRDGGIPGVVVRLGGRAFGEIVPESGDRLRAGTAVPDVKVARAAADASLDGLAFYRGIPGSIGGALRMNAGAHGGETTDVLVSARGVTRKGEIVTLSHAEMGFTYRNSAESTRDIVFTSALFQGRPGDPAAIQAEMDRVTQAREAAQPIKERTGGSTFKNPEGGKAWKLIDAAGCRGLRVGGAQVSEMHCNFLINTGGATAADVEGLGEEVRRRVRENSGFELQWEIKRLGVAA, from the coding sequence ATGCCCTTCGCAGACCTCACCTCCGACATCCGCGCCGCGGCTCCCGATCTCCGGGGGCGGCTCCTGGCCAATCAGGACCTCTCGGGACTGACATGGTTCCGCGTCGGCGGGCCGGCGCAGATCCTGTTCGGCCCTGCCGACGAGGAAGACCTCGCCTATCTCCTGTCGAAGCTGCCCGACGAGATCCCGGTCACGGTGATCGGGCTCGGCTCCAACCTGATCGTGCGCGATGGCGGCATTCCCGGCGTCGTCGTCCGGCTCGGCGGCCGGGCCTTCGGCGAGATCGTGCCGGAGAGCGGAGATCGGCTCAGGGCCGGGACGGCCGTGCCGGACGTGAAGGTCGCGCGCGCGGCGGCCGATGCTTCGCTCGACGGGCTTGCCTTCTATCGCGGCATCCCCGGCTCGATCGGCGGGGCGCTCCGGATGAACGCCGGCGCCCATGGCGGCGAGACCACCGATGTGCTGGTCTCGGCCCGCGGCGTGACCCGCAAGGGCGAGATCGTCACGCTCTCGCATGCCGAGATGGGCTTCACCTATCGCAACAGCGCCGAATCGACCCGCGACATCGTCTTCACCTCGGCCCTGTTCCAGGGGCGGCCGGGCGATCCCGCCGCGATCCAGGCCGAGATGGACCGGGTTACCCAGGCGCGCGAGGCGGCGCAGCCGATCAAGGAGCGCACCGGCGGCTCGACCTTCAAGAACCCCGAGGGCGGCAAGGCCTGGAAGCTGATCGACGCCGCCGGCTGCCGGGGCCTGCGCGTCGGCGGGGCGCAGGTCTCGGAAATGCACTGCAACTTCCTGATCAATACGGGCGGCGCCACGGCGGCCGATGTCGAGGGGCTCGGCGAGGAGGTCCGCCGCCGGGTCAGGGAGAATTCCGGCTTCGAGCTGCAATGGGAGATCAAGCGGCTCGGCGTCGCGGCCTGA
- a CDS encoding D-alanine--D-alanine ligase has translation MSKHVAVLMGGWSVEREVSLNSGAACARALEGQGFRVSRVDVGRDVAEVLAKLKPDVAFNALHGRFGEDGTIQGVLEILRIPYTHSGVLASALAIRKDRAKTVVKAAGVPVAHGVNVSRFAAAKSHVLPPPYVLKPIDEGSSVGVVIVKKDREHPPQEIARPDWPCGEMLLAEVFVAGRELTCAVMGERSLGVTEIQAATGEFYDYDAKYAKGGSIHICPARILPKIYQQIEECALTAHQAIGCRGVSRSDFRYHDESDTLVWLEVNTQPGMTETSLVPELAAHAGLNFGELVKWMVEDASLDR, from the coding sequence ATGAGCAAACACGTCGCAGTGCTGATGGGCGGCTGGTCCGTCGAGCGCGAGGTCAGCCTCAACAGCGGCGCGGCCTGCGCCCGTGCGCTGGAGGGTCAGGGTTTTCGCGTCAGCCGCGTCGATGTCGGGCGCGACGTCGCCGAGGTGCTGGCGAAGCTGAAGCCCGACGTCGCCTTCAACGCGCTGCACGGGCGCTTCGGCGAGGACGGCACGATCCAGGGCGTGCTCGAGATCCTGCGCATCCCCTATACGCATTCGGGCGTGCTCGCTTCCGCGCTCGCCATCCGCAAGGACAGGGCGAAGACGGTGGTGAAGGCGGCGGGCGTGCCGGTCGCGCACGGCGTCAACGTCTCCCGCTTCGCCGCCGCGAAAAGCCATGTGCTGCCGCCGCCTTACGTCCTCAAGCCGATCGACGAGGGCTCCTCGGTCGGCGTCGTGATCGTCAAGAAGGACCGGGAGCATCCGCCGCAGGAGATCGCCCGGCCGGACTGGCCCTGCGGCGAGATGCTGCTGGCCGAGGTCTTCGTCGCGGGGCGCGAGCTGACCTGCGCGGTGATGGGCGAGCGCAGCCTCGGTGTGACCGAGATACAAGCCGCGACCGGCGAGTTCTACGACTACGACGCGAAGTACGCGAAAGGTGGCTCGATTCACATTTGCCCGGCTCGAATTTTACCGAAAATTTACCAGCAGATCGAAGAGTGTGCGTTAACGGCGCATCAAGCAATCGGATGCCGGGGCGTCAGCCGATCTGACTTCCGTTACCACGACGAGAGCGACACGCTCGTCTGGCTGGAGGTCAATACGCAGCCCGGGATGACCGAGACCAGCCTGGTGCCCGAACTGGCTGCCCATGCGGGCCTGAATTTCGGTGAGCTCGTCAAATGGATGGTGGAGGACGCCTCCCTCGATCGGTGA
- a CDS encoding cell division protein FtsQ/DivIB, with protein MAAFAPARSQSRLPVPAAQPQLLVGERPGRWLRRSRRSAIALPLAQRLPQSLGTWLALGFLGVSLGSGLVLGGHWQTMQDNYGEPRHMLARALGFGIEHVTISGLSGLSEQEVLVAAGIDAKTSLVFFDADEARKQLEATPLIREAAVRKLYPGEVSIQLTEREPYALWQVKGDLFVIAADGTVIDKMDDGRFAYLPLVVGSDANNRAGEYLALRNEAGAFAKHIRAATLVSGRRWNLKLDNGMDVRLPESKPEAALKRLVSLENDYRILDKDLLAIDLRQPDRVVMRLSEEAAAARAEQLKSKSKKKGGEA; from the coding sequence ATGGCCGCGTTCGCTCCCGCCCGATCTCAGTCGCGGCTGCCCGTGCCCGCCGCCCAGCCGCAGCTGCTGGTCGGCGAGCGGCCGGGCCGCTGGCTGCGTCGCTCGCGCCGCAGCGCGATCGCGCTGCCCTTGGCGCAGCGGCTGCCGCAGAGCCTCGGCACCTGGCTGGCGCTCGGCTTCCTCGGCGTGAGCCTGGGCTCAGGCCTCGTGCTCGGCGGCCACTGGCAGACCATGCAGGACAATTACGGCGAGCCGCGCCACATGCTGGCGCGCGCGCTCGGCTTCGGCATCGAGCATGTCACCATCTCGGGGCTCTCGGGGCTCTCCGAGCAGGAGGTGCTGGTGGCGGCCGGCATCGATGCCAAGACCTCCCTGGTGTTCTTCGACGCCGACGAGGCCCGCAAGCAGCTGGAGGCGACGCCGCTGATTCGCGAGGCGGCCGTGCGCAAGCTCTATCCGGGCGAGGTCTCGATCCAGCTGACCGAGCGCGAGCCCTATGCGCTCTGGCAGGTGAAGGGCGATCTGTTCGTGATCGCGGCCGACGGCACGGTGATCGACAAGATGGATGACGGCCGCTTCGCCTATCTGCCGCTGGTCGTCGGCAGCGACGCCAACAACCGCGCCGGCGAATATCTGGCGCTGCGCAACGAGGCCGGCGCCTTCGCCAAGCATATCCGCGCGGCGACGCTGGTCTCCGGGCGGCGCTGGAACCTGAAGCTCGACAACGGCATGGATGTGCGCCTGCCCGAGAGCAAGCCGGAAGCGGCGCTCAAGCGGCTCGTCTCGCTGGAGAACGATTACCGCATCCTCGACAAGGACCTGCTCGCCATCGACCTGCGCCAGCCCGACCGGGTGGTGATGCGCCTCTCCGAGGAGGCCGCCGCCGCCCGCGCCGAACAGCTCAAGAGCAAGAGCAAGAAGAAGGGAGGCGAGGCGTGA
- the ftsA gene encoding cell division protein FtsA translates to MRPLSSRKSATLSILDIGTSKVVCLIAELSPAEANERLRGRTHVARIIGIGHQRSLGLKGGAIVDLESAERAIRAAVDAAERMAKVEVQSVIVNLTGGRIGSQHYAASVDLRSGSVGDADVKRVLATAATHAIRPGKAVLHALPTGYALDGVPGVLDPRGLIGNKLSVDMHVVASEASAARNVMLAVERCHLEVEAVVATPYASGLSVLVDDESEMGVVLVDLGGGSTSLGVFSGGHLVHADAVAVGGNHITMDVARGLSTRVSAAERLKTLHGSCIASASDERDTIAVPQVDDDERDMPNHLAKSHLVRIIKPRVEEILELVRDRLNNAGFSAQAGRRVVLTGGACQLTGLPEVARRILGGQVRTGRPLGIRGLPEAGKGPAFAAAVGLLVYPQVAHIEHFEPRTAGGRIIMTGTDGYFSRVGQWLKDSF, encoded by the coding sequence ATGCGCCCGCTCTCCTCGCGCAAGAGCGCGACGCTGTCGATCCTCGACATCGGCACCAGCAAGGTCGTCTGCCTGATCGCCGAGCTCTCCCCGGCCGAGGCGAACGAGCGGCTGCGCGGGCGCACCCATGTCGCCCGCATCATCGGCATCGGCCACCAGCGCTCGCTCGGCCTGAAGGGCGGGGCGATCGTCGATCTCGAAAGCGCCGAGCGCGCCATCCGCGCCGCCGTGGACGCAGCGGAGCGCATGGCCAAGGTCGAGGTGCAGTCGGTCATCGTCAACCTGACCGGCGGGCGCATCGGCTCGCAGCATTACGCGGCGAGCGTCGACCTGCGCTCCGGATCGGTCGGCGATGCGGACGTCAAGCGCGTGCTCGCCACCGCCGCGACCCATGCGATCCGCCCCGGCAAGGCCGTGCTCCATGCCCTGCCGACCGGCTATGCGCTGGACGGCGTGCCGGGCGTGCTCGATCCGCGCGGGCTGATCGGCAACAAGCTCTCGGTCGACATGCATGTCGTCGCGAGCGAGGCGTCGGCGGCGCGCAACGTCATGCTCGCGGTCGAGCGCTGCCATCTCGAGGTCGAGGCGGTGGTGGCGACGCCCTATGCGTCCGGCCTCTCGGTCCTCGTCGACGACGAATCGGAGATGGGCGTCGTGCTGGTCGATCTCGGCGGCGGCTCGACCTCGCTCGGCGTCTTCTCGGGCGGGCATCTCGTCCATGCCGATGCCGTCGCCGTCGGCGGCAACCACATCACCATGGACGTGGCGCGCGGGCTTTCCACCCGCGTCTCGGCGGCCGAGCGGCTGAAGACGCTGCACGGCTCCTGCATCGCCAGCGCCTCCGACGAGCGCGATACGATCGCGGTGCCGCAGGTCGACGACGACGAGCGCGACATGCCGAACCATCTCGCCAAGTCGCATCTGGTCAGGATCATCAAGCCGCGCGTCGAGGAGATCCTCGAGCTGGTGCGCGACCGGCTGAACAATGCCGGCTTCTCGGCCCAGGCCGGGCGGCGCGTCGTCCTGACAGGCGGCGCCTGCCAGCTCACCGGTCTGCCGGAGGTGGCGCGGCGCATCCTCGGCGGGCAGGTCCGCACCGGCCGCCCGCTCGGGATCCGGGGCCTGCCGGAGGCGGGCAAGGGGCCGGCCTTCGCGGCGGCGGTCGGGCTCCTGGTCTATCCGCAGGTCGCCCATATCGAGCATTTCGAGCCGCGCACGGCCGGCGGGCGCATCATCATGACCGGAACGGACGGCTATTTCTCGCGTGTCGGGCAGTGGCTGAAGGACAGTTTTTAG
- the ftsZ gene encoding cell division protein FtsZ, giving the protein MAMNLQAPDIRELKPRITVFGVGGAGGNAVNNMIEAGLDGVDFVVANTDAQALALSRSSRIIQMGLQVTEGLGAGSQPEVGRAAAEEVIDEIRDHLAGAHMVFITAGMGGGTGTGAAPAIARVARDMGILTVGVVTKPFQFEGQRRMRMAEAGIGELNEAVDTLIVIPNQNLFRVANETTGFADAFGMADQVLYSGVACITDLMVRPGLINLDFADVRAVMRGMGKAMMGTGEAQGEKRALTAAQAAINNPLLDDVSMKGARGLLISITGGRDMKLYEVDEAATRIREEVDSEANIIVGATFDESLEGTVRVSVVATGIDKPISTQAETDDTEARIAQVAERLKAEARLRSNAAAAARPAPAPAPVVETVRVAPAAEPAQLAQDIRIEPVQPRPVMAAAPAPEPVRHAEPSLNLDESFIPPMPERAVIRPTRMPRVEDLPAPGQAQINAHRGAQAAPLPPSAIEQKRMSLMQRLASVGFGRKEEEMAEPQLPVRQAQAPAAPPLPQAPAPSAAHAEYMRRPVQQPASRPAQGGLDPHGRAQPARPSEEDHLEIPAFLRRQAN; this is encoded by the coding sequence ATGGCGATGAATCTGCAAGCCCCGGACATCCGGGAACTGAAGCCCCGGATCACGGTGTTCGGCGTCGGCGGCGCCGGCGGCAATGCGGTCAACAACATGATCGAGGCCGGCCTCGACGGCGTCGACTTCGTCGTCGCCAACACCGATGCCCAGGCGCTGGCGCTGTCGCGCTCCTCGCGCATCATCCAGATGGGCCTCCAGGTCACCGAAGGGCTCGGCGCCGGCTCGCAGCCGGAGGTCGGGCGCGCGGCGGCCGAGGAGGTGATCGACGAGATCCGCGACCATCTGGCCGGCGCGCACATGGTCTTCATCACCGCCGGCATGGGCGGCGGCACCGGCACGGGCGCGGCGCCCGCGATCGCCCGCGTCGCGCGCGACATGGGCATCCTGACCGTCGGCGTCGTCACCAAGCCGTTCCAGTTCGAGGGCCAGCGCCGCATGCGCATGGCGGAGGCCGGCATCGGCGAGCTCAACGAGGCGGTCGACACGCTGATCGTCATCCCCAACCAGAACCTGTTCCGCGTCGCCAACGAGACGACCGGCTTCGCCGACGCCTTCGGCATGGCCGACCAGGTGCTCTATTCGGGCGTCGCCTGCATCACCGACCTGATGGTCCGTCCCGGCCTGATCAACCTCGACTTCGCCGATGTTCGCGCCGTGATGCGCGGCATGGGCAAGGCGATGATGGGCACCGGCGAGGCGCAGGGCGAGAAGCGGGCGCTCACCGCCGCCCAGGCCGCGATCAACAACCCGCTGCTCGACGACGTCTCGATGAAAGGCGCGCGCGGCCTGTTGATCTCGATCACCGGCGGGCGCGACATGAAGCTCTACGAGGTCGACGAGGCCGCCACCCGCATCCGCGAGGAGGTCGATTCCGAGGCCAACATCATCGTCGGCGCCACCTTCGACGAATCGCTGGAAGGCACCGTGCGCGTCTCGGTGGTCGCAACCGGCATCGACAAGCCGATCTCGACCCAGGCCGAGACCGACGACACCGAGGCCCGCATCGCCCAGGTGGCGGAGCGGCTGAAGGCCGAGGCGCGCCTGCGCAGCAACGCCGCCGCCGCGGCGCGCCCTGCGCCGGCTCCCGCGCCGGTCGTCGAGACGGTCCGCGTCGCGCCGGCGGCCGAGCCCGCCCAGCTCGCGCAGGACATCCGGATCGAGCCGGTGCAGCCGCGCCCGGTGATGGCCGCGGCGCCTGCGCCCGAGCCCGTCCGCCATGCCGAGCCGAGCCTCAACCTCGACGAGAGCTTCATCCCGCCGATGCCGGAGCGCGCGGTCATCCGCCCGACCCGCATGCCGCGCGTCGAGGACCTGCCGGCCCCCGGCCAGGCCCAGATCAACGCCCATCGCGGCGCCCAGGCCGCGCCGCTGCCGCCGAGCGCCATCGAGCAGAAGCGGATGTCGCTGATGCAGCGCCTCGCCTCGGTCGGCTTCGGCCGCAAGGAGGAGGAGATGGCGGAGCCGCAGCTCCCGGTGCGCCAGGCCCAGGCCCCCGCCGCGCCGCCGCTGCCGCAGGCCCCGGCGCCGAGCGCCGCCCATGCCGAATATATGCGCCGGCCGGTGCAGCAGCCGGCCTCGCGCCCGGCGCAGGGTGGGCTCGACCCGCATGGCCGCGCTCAGCCCGCCCGCCCCAGCGAGGAGGATCATCTGGAGATTCCGGCCTTCCTGCGCCGCCAGGCGAACTGA